One Silene latifolia isolate original U9 population chromosome 4, ASM4854445v1, whole genome shotgun sequence DNA segment encodes these proteins:
- the LOC141651205 gene encoding uncharacterized protein LOC141651205, with protein MATFSLFSACDENCPSSMRIGAQILICASLGSSWAWRRICRVKDRLLAGYVGNDWLSAEDCPAVDWYHCIWNSAAIPKHQFIGWLWVQGRLLTKDRLFRMHIGADKTCDLCGVAEESHEHLFFECVYSQLCLHQVNGWSHGNITQANQLEWWRENRTTGKLDVYVAIFLALVYHIWWARNNCRVNQVLWTPEVICQRVKFDVTLKQKQVCRGSS; from the exons atggCGACATTTAGCCTgttttcagcttgtgacgaaaattgtccgtcttcaatgagaattggtGCTCAGATTCTCATATGTGCAAGCTTG GGGAGTAGTTGGGCTTGGAGACGTATTTGCAGAGTGAAAGATAGATTGCTGGCTGGGTATGTTGGTAATGATTGGTTAAGTGCTGAAG ACTGTCCAGCTGTGGATTGGTatcattgcatttggaattctgCTGCTATTCCTAAGCACCAATTCATTGGCTGGCTATGGGTTCAAGGTCGTCTGTTAACTAAGGACAGACTGTTTCGTATGCACATTGGAGCTGACAAAACCTGTGATCTTTGTGGTGTAGCAGAGGAGAGTCATGAGCATCTCTTTTTTGAATGCGTATACAGTCAGTTGTGTCTACATCAGGTTAATGGTTGGAGCCATGGTAATATAACGCAGGCAAATCAGTTGGAATGGTGGAGGGAGAACAGGACCACTGGTAAGCTGGATGTGTATGTAGCCATCTTCCTTGCCCTGGTCTATCACATCTGGTGGGCCCGCAATAATTGTAGGGTTAATCAGGTGCTTTGGACTCCTGAGGTAATTTGCCAAAGGGTCAAGTTTGATGTAACATTAAAACAAAAACAGGTTTGTAGAGGAAGCTCTTAG